DNA sequence from the Procambarus clarkii isolate CNS0578487 chromosome 9, FALCON_Pclarkii_2.0, whole genome shotgun sequence genome:
CTGATGTTTATTAATAGTCTTCACAATACCGAGTTTCTcaggagcgaaatatggatacagtgcaaggatttcaggtattttatccttggtaataagataggttgccatatcatacagcgtgaactttgatttatctctaaatggctcagttttactacaatccaagatatagtgttcgagtgtcccTATCttcgtccacacactttacactttacttcatctagatccctatacaagccgaactgccagagatacttgtagccaagtcttattcgagctgtgacaacatctgttagtctactgactttgttacttgccccatacacatgttttacttcacacatttcattgtaataaacaatggacctgttagttccagtttgcactgttctactttcttcaaatccatccaggagttctcgtctaatgacacttttgagGGACCTATTTgacaactcaagattccgttcaatactgtattTACCTCAACCTTAGCAAGGGAATTGATTAATTTAGGTCCTGTGGTGCAATCGCGCACTTAGTATCCACATACTGACACTTGTCAGCTTGGAAAAAATCATCCCACACGTACAAgacttaacttaaaacaatgATCATATGACAGGTTCTGGGAAAGTAGACTACATGAGAGCGCTGTCTGCGTTTGATGATACGAACTCCCCGCAAGACGGCTTTCTCTCCATTTATGATGTTTGAGTTGGAGGAAACTATTTCACACTTGGAGAGGTTCAGGGCGAGGCCTAAATTGTCGTCTTGCTCCTAATGGCATTCAAGAGGGACTCTATAGAACCAGCTATGGTGCCATCGTCCGAGAACCAACAAAAAAACTCACTGGACACACTTTCGGTGATTTCGTTTAAGACTAAGAAGAAAAGAGGAGCGAGGTGATCACCTTGCTGGACACCGTCGCATTAACTGATCTTGTGTTCACCAAAAAGTAACTCTGAATCGCCACTGTAGAATGATAGTATGCATGAGTCAAGAGGAAGGAAAAAGTGATAAACAGCACGGAGTACTGCATGACCACGTAAAAGGCTTTATCGAAGTCCGGTTTGATGAAAGCCTTTTTGGTCAGAGTTGCCAACACACGCCGGTGCTGCAGAAGCGAGCGGCTGATTTGGTTTCAGCAAGTTAGCTGCTTACCCACTGACTATTCTTGTTCCAACCAGCAACTCAACTAGACTATTGGGCGTCTGGGAACActaagcgcataggttcgaacccgcaAGGACTTTGTTGATTTATTCATTTAAAATGCAACCGTTGCGCCCCTTTCTTTCTATATTATTTTTCTCTACAAAGAGCGGGGTACTTATACCAACCGACCATTCAATCTTTCAGGGTATACACAGCGCCTATTTTTATAATCCATTATCTATATTAATAATTTATCAACCTTATCCAATTCAAACCAGTTGAATTAAAATAAATATGTCTAAACAGCCTGACAGGAAATAataatggataccatctcactacCTGTATAGGGCCATACACAACTATAATAAAAGTATAGATGTATGGTATTCATCGCGACGTGAACGAAAGTTTTATCGAAGATGCGTCTGTTTACTGGAAGAAAATGTTGACTGATAATTTCTGCACGACCACTTGGTACCCCGCAAGTAATCCTTCCACAAGTTCCACCCTTTCCCTTTCATCTTCAACCCTTACCCCTTTTACCTTTCCTCCTCTTTTGCTTCGGTTGCCTTATGCCATCCATAGCCCTAGACATACAGAAGCTCACTGTCAGTACGGTATCAGCCAAAGAACTGGCCTCCCAAAATCCTGGTCACAGTACTTGCCTCTTGCCCTGACCCATTTCTTATTACAACAGTACTGACAAAACTGGCAAGTTTGCGCAACCGAGGTAATACATTACTTACCCGTTAACAGAAGTCTGGGTCATGAACATGCCGAGGAAGGCCTTGGCAACGCTGTGCCAGATCTGCGTCAACAGCCATTCGGACTGACTGAAACAGTTGTCCAGGAACTGCTGCGTCTCCTCGTCCAGAGACAGCTGCACGAACCTGTGCCTGACATCGTCAGTCAGTGCCAGCTCATCAATCTCGTACAGCTGAAAATAAAAAAAGTCTGCATCAGTAAATTGGTCTCTGGCGCCTTATACCGAGTACAGCAGCAGCACTACCCCTGCATATATTAAGACGCCGCACCCTTAACGTACAAGACAATTCATGACTGATACAGCTGCATCTGTAATACTTCAAAGCTTACGCGATACTACCGGCTATAGTCGCTGTAACGTAAACTTGTTTCATTAATTATTACACAAACTAAAATATTAAtcaaataacaaaaatattagaTTTTAAGGGTTAGGAAATGATGCACCATCTCAATACCCCAACAAACATCTCGATTAAGCAAGTTGAGTGCAATACGCTGAGAGGGAAGACAGGGCCCAAGTAGCTGGAGCAAGGTGTGCCTGTATCACATTTCACTTAGTCATTAATTTCGGTTTAGCTCCATCCCAAAGTGTGTTGCAAATCAGAAGTCTATGAGAAATGGAACCAAAAAGGATGGCCATGGAACACAACAAaataatcctcccccccccccatccccctttaCCTATCCCTACCGCACATATTAGTCTCGGAACACAATGTAGAGAtgacatctcctgtgccaggtaagtacgacgggttcgccatagcccgtgctgcttggaactttttgttccgagtagctaaatctaaccaACAACGATGTAGACCAACATAAACAAAGGTACGAACACACAGCCACACGGACGGTACTGTCATGCCACACGGACAGCCACATGGACGGTACTGTCATGCCACACGGACAGATGGAGTGAAGTACGATGGACAttgatgttgttttagattcatctactctgaacaaaaagttccaagcagcacgggctacggAGAGCCCGTAATGTGATGGACAGACAAAAGGGCGCACGGTGAGACGGACGGAAAAACGGGTGTACGGTCAAACACACGGATAACGTGCCATACAACGAGATCGACGGATAAACTGACGGATAAACTAGCTTACTGTGTAATGGGGGGACTAACATGAATAACAAAACACACAATGAAAATTTATTAGCATATTTGTGGGCAAGTTATTAAGTCACAAATCGAGAGTAATACAAGTGACGGAGGAAAACTTAGGTCAGTCTCTGACCAAACTTTTATTTCATGTCAACTAAAATATAAATAATTCTTAAGTCGTGAATTAAAAGAATGAGTAAATTTGAAGTAATTGGTTTCCAACTAATTGGAAGTAAAAAAAATTGGTAACATTCGTGTGGTTTGGCCAGAGTTCGTGCCGACTTGCCCAGCGGGTTAAATATACTATACTGGACGAGGTACCTGGCAGTGCCTGGGTCTGTCTcccctcagacacacacacacacacacacacacacacacacacacacacacacacacacacacacacacacacacacacacacacacacactgtatttaCTGTGTGCGTCTGCAAAATCGagccattagctcttggaccccgcgtttctaaccaatctatttttcctctattatatctactaagtATATTTCTCTCtagcacacacacatctccaggaagcagcccgtagcagctgtctaactcccaggtacctatttattgctaggtaaacagagaaatcagggtaaaagaaactgcctacttgtttccgcctccgccgggaatcgaacccgggccattaggactacgacccccgagcgttgtccactcagccgcgaggccacgACACACGAGTACAcaaggtgtgtactcaccaagttgcgcttgcgggggttgagcttcggctgtctggtccagcctctcaactgtcaattaaccttTTTACAatctatgtgtactcacctattcacctatttgtactcactaatgtgtgcttgtgggggttgagctctggctctttggtcccgcctctcaactgtcaatcaactgatgtacagattcctgagcctattgggctctatcatatctacacttgaaactgtgtatggaatcagcctccaccacatcactgcctaatgcattccatttgtcaaccactctgacactaaaaaagttctttctaatatctctgtggctcatttgggcactcagtttccacctgtgtcccctagtgcgcgtgccccttgtgttaaatagcctgtctttatctaccctatcaattccttttagaatcttggatgtggtgatcatgtcccccctaactcgtcTGTCTTCAATTTTCTTCTGTTTCTCTTCTGTttaccagcgtgtgtgtgtgtgtgtgtattcacctagttgtattcctagttgtgcttatggaggttgagctctgttctttcggcccgcctttcaactgctaatcaatcaactgttaccaactactaactttttttttcttcacacacacatacacacacccaggaagcagcccgtagcaactgtctaactcccaggtacctatttactgctaggtaacagggcatcaggatgaaggaaactctgcccatttgtttctccgctggctgccgggatcgaaccctggtccctagTCCACGAGTCTggtgcgctgtccactcaccgcccctagatgtgtgtgtgtgtgtgtgtgtgtgtgtgtgtgtgtgtgtgtgtgtgtgtgtgtgtgtgtgtgtgtgtgtgtgtgtgtgtgtgtgtgtgtgtgtgtgtgtctgtgtctgtgtctgtgtctgtgtctgtgtctgtcattACGTGTCCCTGGTGGCCGGGGCTTTGGACAATATTACACAGAAATAATTGTTTTGAAATTCTCTAGAACGTTTTAAATTAAAAGGTCCAGCTGATGCCTTATCACCAGGAGGTTAAGAGAGTTCTGGCACAGTGCTAATTGACTGGTGGCGACCTCTACCCGACCATGTTGGGCACGTATTCCGCAGCAATCATATTGGAACATTAGGTCTGGCCTCCACCTCAAACGTTCTAATTTAGAAAGATAACGCCTCGTGTTGAGTCAGTTactttacagccccgctcctgtgccaggtaagttgctGAATCTAAAGTTTCTGAATCGAGAGTCCCGAGTGGCCAGCGCGTTTACTTTGAGAAAATTAGAGTACTCAGAACAGGCTACTTTAATGGCCTGAATGTCTCTGGCCATTCATAGAGTGGATAATCTGAATCTGAAGCTAATGCTAATTGTTCTACATAGTTCTACATAGAGCCTGCTCATCACCAGAGCCTGCTCATCACCAGAGCCTGCTCATCACCAGAGCCTGCTCATCACCAGAGCCTGCTCGTCACCAGAGCCTGCTCGTCACCAGAGCCTGCTCGTCACCAGAGCCTGCTCATCACCAGAGCCTGCTCATCACCAGAGCCTGCTCATCACCAGAGCCTGCTCATCACCAGAGCCTGCTCGTCACCAGAGCCTGCTCGTCACCAGAGCCTGCTCGTCACCAGAGCCTGCTCGTCACCAGAGCCTGCTCGTCACCAGAGCCTGCTCGTCACCAGAGCCTGCTCGTCACCAGAGCCTGCTCGTCACCAGAGCCTGCTCATCACCAGAGCCTGCTCATCACCAGAGCCTGCTCATCACCAGAGCCTGCTCATCACCAGAGCCTGCTCATCACCAGAGCCTGTTCATCACCAGAGCCTGCTCGTCACCAGAGCCTTCTCGTCACCAGAGCCTACTCATCACCAGAGCCTGCTCATCACCAGAGCCTGCTCATCACCAGAGCCTGCTCATCACCAGAGCCTGCTCATCACCAGAGCCTGCTCATCACCAGAGCCTGCTCGTCACTAGAGCCTGCTCATCACTAGAGCCTGCTCATCACCAGAGCCTGCTCGTCACTAGAGCCTGCTCATCACCAGAGCCTGCTCATCACCAGAGCCTGCTCATCACCAGAGCCTGCTCATCACCAGAGCCTGCTCATCACCAGAGCCTGCTCATCACCAGAGCCTGCTCATCACCAGAGCCTGCTCATCACCAGAGCCTGCTCATCACCAGAGCCTGCTCATCACCAGAGCCTGCTCATCACCAGAGCCTGCTCATCACCAGAGCCTGCTCATCACCAGAGCCTGCTCATCACCAGAGCCTGCTCGTCACCAGAGCCTGCTCATCACCAGAGCCTGCTCATCACCAGAGCCTGCTCATCAGCAGAGACGCACTCATCAATAGTCGCAGCAATACACAACCTTCAGTGACACACTTACACAACTACGTGTTTACCCTCGACTACCCCAATAGCAGGAAGCAAAAACCCGCCAACTGTGCTGCCGTGTATGAGTGGATCTGTTGATTACGTGCACCCAAAAGAAGGTTTGGACCTGGGAACTGGAGGCACCTtggcttcccaccaccaccaccagtagggtTCCCAGTTCCGATAACACCAGACATTCTCAAAGCCTACCAACGCGGAAATGCCCTTCTATTAAGGTTCATTTGCAACATTATGATGATCCCTGCCTACCCTTGAATTACCTTCCATTCCAGATCCCTAAGCCACCGCTCCCCCttttcttccccctccccaccccaggccacccctacTCGTCTTCCTCCCCTTCCCACACTACATAACCTGTTGCAATGGTTGCTCGTTTTTCATTCGGAGCTGGAGAGGGGAGACCGCCATTGTTAGTTTACTTCCCAAACAACGCGGATAATTTCTTGCCTCTATCCGCTGTATTTGTACACCCACCGGAATCCTTTCATCTCATCTCCATACAACGCTGAAGAATGGTGGACGTTCAAACGTTATGAACTGCAATTCTCCTTACAGACATTATTCAGTTATGCAGGATGCAACTGCAAGCCGCGCACAGCCTGACACACTCCTCCACATCCTCCATTTTAAACCTTTTAACTAATAACAGcatagaaaaagaaagagagagagagagagagagagagagagagagagagagagagagagagagagagagagagagagagagagagagagacagagagagacagagagagacagagagagacagagagagacagagagagacagagagagacagagagagacagagagagacagagagacagagagacagagagacagagagacagagagacagagagacagagagacagagagacagagagacagagagacagagagacagacaaagagacagacaaAATCCAGAGACCTTATTTCTAAAGTCCCAATATTAATCTTAACAAGTGACACCTAATATGCAAAGCCGAATTCACTAAACAAATTTCCAGTTCAAATCCCCATATAATGGAGGTGAAGGGTGGGCCCAACCCCGCCTGGGACACCTACCGTGCAGGGGCTGCTCCTTGGCCGCCCCTGCAACACTTGCAACAGCTGCACCAACACCGGCAACGTTACAAACAAACACAACACATTCAACATCGAATTTATAGCTTTCGTTTTTTGCTACATCTGCTCTCTTGCTGAGGGCTGGAGGTGGCTTACCAGGCCCCTTCATGCCTATCATATCGTCGTCTCCTCCACGCTCGACAAGGATCGTTATACTTCCTGAAAATATACTTACATTGGTCTACTTCACCCTCAATTCTCTCTCATTATCTATCAGGCTTTGCTCCCTTATTATAAATCTTCCCTCTCAGCCATCATCCTTTTTCCTTCTCCATTCCCATCCTCCCTCCGTATCCATTCCAATCCTTTTCCCCGTTATCCACTTCCATCTATCCTCCTGATCTATTCTCATCCATCCTTTTTATCTATTCCCATCCACCTTCCTATTCCGTCCTCATCCGCCCTACCttcacaccctcaccctccccccctctccctctctctctctagtcctCTCATTcacctcaccctccccctctctccttcctgacttccccccccccctctccttccccccttccccccccctgacTTCAATAACCTGTTGCACTGCCATATGTGCACAAGGGGGAAGGAGGGTGACCTAAACGCTCCCCTTGCAACGCCATAAATCACAACTGAAGCCGAGGTTTAGAAACATTTGCAACACCCACCCTATTGCAACCTGTCTACTAACCATTAATTCTCACCCGAattgactactactactactactcctctTCCCCTCAATACCACCTCTTCctgccctcccctcttccctccctttgACTCTTCCCCTCAACCCTGCCCCCTCTTCATGATGACTCCTTCTCCTACTGCCCTTCTTCGACTCCTCTCCCTAGCCCACTATTCTACCTTAAAGTACATTGCTAATGGTTCCGCGAGCCAAcgttcctgcggcccggtctctgacctggcAGACTGGTTGAtctggtattctttggaggtgtttatcaagttctcttctgaacaccgtgagaggtcgGCTAGATATGCCTCTTCTATTTACAGGGTGTGTTGAAAAGTATCGAGCCTTTGATGTTGACAGTGtgctctctctcagcgtaccttttGTACCTCTGCTTTTTAACATgactattttgcacttcctgccatgtcttctggtctcgtgtAGTGTTATATTTGTAGATTTGGAACCAGATTATACTAATAGTTTCCAAGTGTATATTATTTTCTCCTGTCTgcactctagagaatacagatttaaacaTGCAAGTGGTCGCAACAATATATACAATTTATTGTGTAAATTTGGATTGCATAAGATTTTTGCACGTTCTCCAGATAAGCCATTACTACAGCTGTGAACAGGGCTGTTATTGTGCAAAAATatgccaccctagagagcaccaaTCTTTATAAAAGTGTCATAGGtctggcatctcttgtttgaaagatTTTTGTTATCCAACTTGTCATTTTTCATGCAGTTGCGACAGTTACTTTATTGTGTTTCTTACAAGTAAGGTCTTCCGATATGATTACTCTGAAATATTTTATAGTGCTTTTTCGCTCTATAGTgtgatttgactgcattttataTGTGGCTTCCATTTTGATATTTTTGTTTTTCCCATATGGCAGGAGCAGGAACTTTTCATTGAACAACATATTATTTTCAGTGGCCAATTGAAtgacctgatttacatcagtttggaggtttgctgtgtcctctataaaGTGACTACGTCCATAAAAATCCAACggtcatctgcaaatgatgatacggtatagtttgtatccttgtccaTGTCTGATAtgaagatgagaaaaagtaccTGAGCAAGCACATTACCCTGGGGACGAAGCAtccttgatttgattgttgccgccaaaggcggctagtttattgtgcaccccatactcatcctgtgagcggtagcgcaaaagcattacagagggcacaaaaggtatttatcagacctcatcttagattattacataaacaatttcttcaatccttcacaccttatagatacaatgtcagctagttacagagaaagtgctattacaagagctacatatttacagtaagtcatcatacattaatggtaggtcttgtcgttaatacataagtttggccaatggggatgttacagagtcataggggagcttctgtttattattagtcctcacaatacactacttgtttctgaatctcatatgtcgttcatctactggaagcaaaatgtgggtacagtgcaaggatttcaggtaatttatccatggtaataagataggttgccatatcatacagagtgagcttagatttatctctaaaaggctcaattttacaacaatccaagatatagtgttcgagtgtgtccctgcctatgtccacacactttacactttacttcatctagatccctatacaagccgaactgccagagatacttgtagccaagtcttatacgagctgtgacaacatctgttagtctactgactttgttacttgccccatacacatgttttacttcacacatttcattgtgatgaacaatggacctgctagttccagtttgcactgttctactttcttcaaatccatccagttctcgtctaatgacacttttaagggacctatttgataactcaagattccgttcaatactgtctttatttactgcagccttagcaagggcgtcaactttgtcatgttcctgcatgccaatgtgagaaggaatttttatatttaccctcttgctaagtattcttatatatctacgtctagcttccaagacaagcacgttattacttgattgcaaactgtttattgctcgtagtgagaatagggagtcagaaataattaagctgtctacttcagtgttgtcaataatttcgagtgctaccagtatcgctaccaactcggcttgcattgttgacgcccagttactaattcggatatttctttgaattgtgctgccatcgggctgatgagcaataacagcacttcctgccctccctgtagctgtattgagtgatccgtcagtgtatatggtctgtgctatgttgttttcagcttgtatattgtgaatgtgttctatggtgcttaatttagcagcaagctgagcatgagggttgtttgtgattagtttcttggtggggtatgcaggggtcaggatgtcaaaaggtactatctgccagggtggaaggaagtgctgtactctttcatctgtatatacatcgtgcagtcccatcattttaatatgagtggcagttctttgaatccatttagactcgctagttccatttcgttagaacacatacgaagcaTCCTAAAGTGGATGATCCGGACTTTACTTTGTTGACTATTTCACAATGTTTTCTTTTTCAGTAATTGTTTTCGTGCTATTTTGTGTGCAGTAACACCATGGTCACTCCTGTCGCAAGTTT
Encoded proteins:
- the LOC138362674 gene encoding protein-L-histidine N-pros-methyltransferase-like, coding for MNNLLVSQICVYSVIVFLVGMTEAGGRPYLRSNLARTMYNRMVTDERLRNLDLAKLYEIDELALTDDVRHRFVQLSLDEETQQFLDNCFSQSEWLLTQIWHSVAKAFLGMFMTQTSVNG